ACACATTGACCTGCGACTTCAACAAGGTACTCCGGACATCTCGATTCCCAGCACGCCATTGACTCCGTGCGAGAAGGCCTGCCATTCCTTGCGGCGGGCGGCGAGGGCTTTTTTGCCGGCGGCGGTGAGCTTGTAGTACTTGCGACGGCGGCCATCCTGCTCGGCCCAATACGATTCAAGCAGCTCCTGGCGTTCGAGCCGATGCAGCGCGGGGTATAGACTCCCCTCTTTCAGCTCGAACTGCCCGTTCGAGCGTGACAACACCGTCTGCACGATCTCATAACCATAGGTCGGCCCGTGCGAAATTGATTCGAGCATCATCATTTCGACGGTGCCGTTCAGCAGCTTGATATCCATGACATCCCTCCAACCTTGCGTGACTAGGTATATACATAGCCGCGCAAGGCAATGGCGTCAAGATTTCAGTTTGAAGATTCTGCTTTGAGGGCAGCGAGGGTTCCCAGGCAGCAGCCTGGGAACCAGATTCTCAATCTTCTTTTGGCATTCCTCACCGCGACAGAATTCGCTGCACCCAACCCTGGGCCAGGTCGATGAATGCCTCGGGGCTTTCGGGTGGTTCGGCGAAGATGGTGCCGGTGTCGCAGGGTTTGGCGAGACATGCGGAGGGATTCGGGCGGACGAGGCCGTCTGCGAGATCGTACACTCCATAACAGATTCGCAGGTCGGTGTTGCCGAGTTGCCGTACTTCGTGCTTGAGCTGATAGCTGGTCAATGCCGCATTGAGATAGATCGTCAGTTCGATCAGAATCTCGCGCCGTTTCTGTTCTGAAAACATCGAACTGCTGCTCGACATCTTGAGCGCGCGATCCGCACCGCGGACGGCGATCATCGCCCGATCCAGGACCGAACGCAGGGCGTGGCTGAAGCCGATTTCCACATAGTCGTGCGGTTGCAGGTACGAATCGACGGCAGCCGTCATCGCGCCGCAGCCGGTGTGTCCCAGCACGAGTCCCAGCTTGAGGCTGTCGGACATCGTTTTGACCGCGTATTGGATACTGCCGAGCCCTTCCGTGCTGAGGGCATTGCCTGCGACTCGCACCACGAACATCCCGTTGAAGAACTGGTCGAACACGATCTCGATGGGCACCCGCGCGTCCGCACAGCCGACCACCATCGCAAACGGCGCCTGAGCCGGGACGAGACCGGGAATGACCGGCAATCCGAGCGAGATGGGGCAGACGGGAACGATGATCGATTCATCGGTCACTTCGCCGGCGATCGTCCGCTGCAGCGTTTGCAGCATCTCGACAAAGCGTTCGTTGCCAGTCTGCATCAACTGCGTGACGCTGTCGGCGTCGGTGTCGGCCGGCAGCGTGACCGGGTGATGGGGATCGAAACGGTAGATGAGGTCCATGAAAGCGTGTCCGTTCGCTGATTTGGCTGCCAGGTGTGCTTTGAAAGATTCGCACAGCGTGAGAAGTCTGTGCATCCTTTTCAACTGACCTCAAGAACGCATTTGAAACATGGGAGGGCGAGGCTCCCGCCGAGCCGCCGTATCAGGATTGGTGGTCATCTTGTCATGTTGACGTTGTTCACGCCCGCCTGTTTCAGGGATAATGAATTTGCACTAACGTCGACGACTCAAGTCGCGGCTGTCTGTCACATCAGGCGGAACTTCCGTCTGATTTCGGGGTTGAATGCGGGAAAGTCAAGATCATCAGCGTTTCAGGTCAGGAGTGCGAATCATGAATCGTCGCCATTTTCTGCAGACCACCGCGTTTGGCAGTTCCCTGTGGTTCGCACCGGGTGCGTTTGCCGACATGTTGACTGCCACTCCGAAGACGACCGAAGGCCCCTTCTATCCTGACAAGCTGCCGCTCGACACCGACAACGACCTGTTGAT
This window of the Planctomicrobium piriforme genome carries:
- a CDS encoding PadR family transcriptional regulator, which produces MDIKLLNGTVEMMMLESISHGPTYGYEIVQTVLSRSNGQFELKEGSLYPALHRLERQELLESYWAEQDGRRRKYYKLTAAGKKALAARRKEWQAFSHGVNGVLGIEMSGVPC
- a CDS encoding carbonic anhydrase, giving the protein MDLIYRFDPHHPVTLPADTDADSVTQLMQTGNERFVEMLQTLQRTIAGEVTDESIIVPVCPISLGLPVIPGLVPAQAPFAMVVGCADARVPIEIVFDQFFNGMFVVRVAGNALSTEGLGSIQYAVKTMSDSLKLGLVLGHTGCGAMTAAVDSYLQPHDYVEIGFSHALRSVLDRAMIAVRGADRALKMSSSSSMFSEQKRREILIELTIYLNAALTSYQLKHEVRQLGNTDLRICYGVYDLADGLVRPNPSACLAKPCDTGTIFAEPPESPEAFIDLAQGWVQRILSR